From the genome of Altererythrobacter sp. BO-6:
TGCGACAGAAGCCGTCGATCGCGGCATCGGGTGCGCCTTCGGGCGGACCTTTGGCTTCCTCGCTCACCGCTTCCGTCGCCTCGGGAAGCCCGCGTGCAATCAGCGCCAAGCGACGTGGGGTCGACCAGACGGTAATCTCGCCCACGGCGACGCCTGCCGCCTCCATCTCGCGGCGGAACAGCTTCTCCAGCTCGGCGCGCGCACCGGCCTGCATCCGCGCCGGGATCTCTTCGGAGAGCAGCTCGAGGAGGAAATCGCTCATAGCGACCACTCCGGATATTTGGCCTGCCATTCGGGGCTCATCTTCTCCGCATAGGCCTCGCAGGAGGACCGCGCCAGATCGCGCACCCGGCCCATGTAGCTGGCACGCTCCTGCACGCTGATCACGCCGCGCGCCTGCAGCAGGTTGAAGATATGGCTCGCTTCCACCGCCTGTTCATAGGCAGCGATCGGCACGCCGTTAGCCAGCGCATTGCGGCACTCGGCCTCGGCCTTGTTGAACAGGTCGAACAGCGCATCGGTGTCAGCGACTTCGAAGTTCCACTTCGACATCTGGCGCTCGTTCTCAAGGAACACTTCGCCATAGGTCACACCCTGCGTGTTGAACGCGAGATCATACACATTGTCGACGCCCTGGATATACATCGCCAGGCGCTCAAGCCCGTAAGTCAGCTCGCCCGCGACCGGCTTGCAGTCAAACCCGCCCATCTGCTGGAAATAGGTGAACTGAGTCACCTCCATTCCGTCGCACCAGACTTCCCAGCCCAGGCCCCAGGCGCCCAGCGTCGGGCTTTCCCAGTCATCCTCGACAAAGCGGATATCGTGCCGCAGCGGATCGATCCCGATCACCTTGAGGCTATCGAGATACCATTGCTGGATGTCCGGCGGGCTCGGCTTCAGGATCACCTGGTACTGGTAATAATGCTGCAACCGGTTCGGGTTTTCGCCATAGCGACCATCGGTCGGTCGGCGGCACGGCTGCACAAAGGCGGCGTTCCACGGCTCCGGTCCGAGCGCGCGCAGCGTGGTGGCGGTGTGGAAGGTACCCGCTCCCATGCGCATGTCATAGGGCTGCAGGATGACGCAGCCCTTCGCGCTCCAGAAGTCATGGAGGGCAAGGATCATGTCCTGAAACGACCGTTTGGGATCGCGTGCTGGCGGTTCGAAACTCATGGGCAGCGCCCATGGCGCAGCCCCTGCCCACCGTCAATGCCGCAGTACCGAGCTACCCCCAATGTCGTAAAGTCACGACAAAAAGTAAGGTAGTCTTGACATAGTCAGCGAGATCGCGACATATAGTCAGGCATACCTGACATAACGTCAGTATAACATGACGGAGAAAGTGATGACAAACGCACTCGCACATTTCAATGAGCGAATCTGCATGACGCGCTGGCAGGCATACTTGCTGCTGGGCAGTTCCGGTTTCGCAGTCGGAACTCTGTTGGCCCGGACGGTCGATGCCATCGGCTTGTGACTAGCCATGAACAACCGCCTCAAAGTCCTGCGCGCGGAACGCGACTGGAGCCAGGCCGAACTGGCTGGCCGGCTCGACGTCTCGCGACAGGCAGTCAACGCGATCGAGACCGGCAAGCACGACCCGTCACTGCCCCTCGCATTCAAGATCGCCCGCCTGTTCAATCTGCCGATCGAGGAGATTTTCGATGATGGCCACTTCTGAAAAAGATATCGGCCCGGGTGAGGCGCGGACCCGCCAGCGCCGCCGCAGAATGTTCGCCTATTATGGTGTCAGCGGTATTGTCGGTGCTTCGCTGGGGTTTGGACTCGCTATGGTCGAACAGGGCGAAGGCAACTTCATCCGCGGCGACCTTGCCTCGCTGTCGCTTGATCCTTTGGCTGCCGTAATAGTCGCGATCGGCTTTGCTATCGGCCTCTTCGCGATCCCGCTTTGGGGATATACCCAGATTGACGAGCATCAGCTCAAGCAGAACCTGATCGGCATGGCCGGTGGATGCATGGCGGTTATCGCCGGTTATCCTATCTGGGCCGTATTGGCGATGGGCGGTTTCCTCCCCTTACCCAGCGCGATCGGAGTCTTCCTGCTGGCTTTCGCAACAATGGCGCTGACGTTTGGCGTCCTCAAACTGCGGGGATGACCAGTTTTCACCAACCATTCACTTTGACCCACCACATAATTGTGACCAAGGAGCCTATCATGCGTAATTTCAAGAAACTCACTTCTGCCCTGCTCGCTTCGACGATCGTTCTTGCAGGCCCGGCCTGGGCCGCGCAGGAAACCGAGTTGGCCTCGGCAGCGGCCAGCACCGAAGCGGCCACTGCTGCGCCAACCGGACCGGCCTTGTGGAAAGTCGCGGACGAAGACACGACGATCTACCTGTTCGGCACGGTGCATGCCCTGCCAGAGAATGTCGACTGGTACTCCAGTGCAATCGAGAATGCCCTCTCCGCGTCCGACAGCGTCGTGACTGAAATCAAGATGACGCCTGAGATGGCCGGCGAAATGCAGCAGCTCGTCATGACCAAGGGCATCCTGCCCCAGGGCACGACTCTGCGCAGCCTGTTCACCCCCGAACAGACCGCGGCCTATGAAACGGCAATGGGCAAGCTCGGCATTCCGGCCGGAGCGTTCGACCAGTTCGAGCCCTGGTATGCAGGGATGATGATGACCATGCTGCCGCTGCTCCAGCAGGGTTATTCGCCCGATGCCGGGGTGGAAAAGGTGATCCTGACCAAGGCCGGCGATAAGGATCAGCAGGCGCTGGAAACGATCGAATTCCAGATCGGCATTTTCGACGGGTTGCCACAGGAATCGCAGGTGGATTTCCTGATCCAGGCCGCTGAAGGCATCGACGAGATCAAGCCGATGCTCGACAAGATGGTGGCAGAATGGGTTGAAGGCGATGCCGATGCCCTGGCTGCGCTCATGAATGAAGGCCTGACCGATCCCAAGGTTGCCGAAGCGCTGCTCTATGCCCGCAACCGCAATTGGGCGACCTGGATCGACCAGCGGCTCGATGCGCCGGGCACCGTGTTCGTAGCTGTTGGCGCAGGCCACCTGGCCGGCGAAAACAGCGTGCAGGACGCACTCGAAGCGATCGACATCGAGGCGGTGCGGGTCCAGTGATCCGCCAGCTGATCCTGCTTGCGATGGGGGTCCTGGCATTGTCCGCCTGCAATGCCGACCCCCCACAGCAGGATGGCGAGCGCGCATCGCCCATACTGATCGAACTTGCCGATAACCAGGGCCAGCCGAAAGGCTGGCTCTTTGGCACTATCCACTCCCTTCCGCGCGATGTGCAATGGCGCAGCGAGACGCTGGACGCCGCCATCGCCGACGCCGATTTGTTGATGGTGGAGATTGCCGCGCTTGATGACCAGCAAGCATTGCGAGACGTATTTTCCCGC
Proteins encoded in this window:
- a CDS encoding TraB/GumN family protein; the protein is MRNFKKLTSALLASTIVLAGPAWAAQETELASAAASTEAATAAPTGPALWKVADEDTTIYLFGTVHALPENVDWYSSAIENALSASDSVVTEIKMTPEMAGEMQQLVMTKGILPQGTTLRSLFTPEQTAAYETAMGKLGIPAGAFDQFEPWYAGMMMTMLPLLQQGYSPDAGVEKVILTKAGDKDQQALETIEFQIGIFDGLPQESQVDFLIQAAEGIDEIKPMLDKMVAEWVEGDADALAALMNEGLTDPKVAEALLYARNRNWATWIDQRLDAPGTVFVAVGAGHLAGENSVQDALEAIDIEAVRVQ
- a CDS encoding glycine--tRNA ligase subunit alpha is translated as MSFEPPARDPKRSFQDMILALHDFWSAKGCVILQPYDMRMGAGTFHTATTLRALGPEPWNAAFVQPCRRPTDGRYGENPNRLQHYYQYQVILKPSPPDIQQWYLDSLKVIGIDPLRHDIRFVEDDWESPTLGAWGLGWEVWCDGMEVTQFTYFQQMGGFDCKPVAGELTYGLERLAMYIQGVDNVYDLAFNTQGVTYGEVFLENERQMSKWNFEVADTDALFDLFNKAEAECRNALANGVPIAAYEQAVEASHIFNLLQARGVISVQERASYMGRVRDLARSSCEAYAEKMSPEWQAKYPEWSL
- a CDS encoding helix-turn-helix transcriptional regulator, translating into MNNRLKVLRAERDWSQAELAGRLDVSRQAVNAIETGKHDPSLPLAFKIARLFNLPIEEIFDDGHF